In one Fundulus heteroclitus isolate FHET01 chromosome 3, MU-UCD_Fhet_4.1, whole genome shotgun sequence genomic region, the following are encoded:
- the LOC118556361 gene encoding protein Bouncer-like, with translation MKGLIFCVFAVMMITPAQGEEEEQLTYLECFRCDLGFWDACYTTETNCSHGELCYTGRGKAADSLDIKTLGCVKAEECNVKTTVELFLNNTVFVMTKSCCDTPFCNSAQKLPICTLHRLALAVLTICHITKALGR, from the exons ATGAAGGGACTaatattctgtgtttttgccGTCATGATGATCACACCTGCTCAAG gtgaggaagaggagcagctgaCGTACCTGGAGTGTTTCCGCTGCGACCTGGGCTTCTGGGACGCCTGCTACACGACAGAGACCAACTGCAGCCACGGGGAGCTGTGCTACACGGGCCGAGGGAAGGCAG CTGATTCTCTGGATATAAAGACGCTGGGGTGTGTGAAGGCCGAGGAGTGTAACGTGAAGACCACAGtggagctttttttaaataacaccGTCTTTGTCATGACTAAATCCTGCTGTGACACCCCTTTCTGCAACTCTGCACAAAAACTGCCCATCTGCACACTTCATCGTCTCGCTTTGGCTGTTTTAACCATCTGTCATATCACTAAAGCCTTGggcagataa
- the l3mbtl1b gene encoding lethal(3)malignant brain tumor-like protein 4 has protein sequence MTDTPPSDGLSQGAEFDMMGALDWKDGIATLPGSDIRFRMTEFGTLEIVTDVEVKGQEAEPNRETLNPARSHTPTPPPEVQSQPSTATAALVQSKPGSSQVKEENPGVEVGPRVKAGPGADTGPNGEVSRCRACGGHVSRHALIEGKYCSACVQPSSGRSSPGEARDGQAVEGERLGKRVRKKRKIYMDSGDEEEDNHEEPEEKAKATKGRRGAKMAKLVTAAPNKKRAWSWPAYLEEGRTVAAPLKLFKEHQSFPQSRNSFKVGMKLEGLDPSHPSLFCVLSVAEIQGYRVRLHFDGYPECYDFWANADSWDMKPAGWCEKNGHKLLLPKGCKEGEFNWSMYVKNCRGQLAPKHLFKSLNTSVTPSGFRAGMKLEAADRKNPSQICVATIAAVVDNRLLIHFDSMDDARDYWCDASSPYIHPVGFCEEAQLTLTTPPEYKDPQNFSWEKYMEETGTQAAPARAFKPRPPHGFQAGMKVEAVDKRNPMLIRVATIVDTEDHRLKIHFDGWNMDYDYWVETDCPDLHPVGWCQKTGHPLQHPSSTSDLSPAPGQGCPTPGCNGVGHIRGPRYGTHYTQVSCPYSEINLNKEGLLPDRLGGERLLVLSGPPPRGRRPDPPPNNPAQTTSAPAQNDAPVDPQSRKPAAGEAERSDCNNQPEPQGGANEQSHNGARPKRMAPLPKYIKMHYVKDEISDGKSSPETISLQQALHESVFSPGISASPPHRVALCWDKHCQLLPEVLGLTAKRVAAWSAEEVAGFVKGLPGCKEHAATFKTEQIDGEAFLLLTQADIVKILSIKLGPALKIYNSILMLKSADEE, from the exons TTCCGGATGACAGAGTTTGGGACCCTCGAGATCGTCACAGATGTAGAGGTCAAAGGGCAGGAGGCCGAGCCTAATCGTGAGACCCTGAACCCCGCGCGGTctcacacccccacccccccaccagAAGTCCAATCACAACCCAGCACGGCCACAGCCGCGCTCGTTCAGAGCAAGCCGGGCTCATCTCAAGTTAAAG AGGAGAACCCCGGTGTGGAGGTCGGCCCCAGGGTCAAAGCTGGTCCTGGTGCTGACACGGGTCCAAACGGGGAGGTGTCCAGGTGTCGGGCCTGTGGTGGGCACGTTTCCAGGCATGCCCTTATAGAGGGAAAATACTGCAGCGCTTGTGTTCAGCCTTCCAgtggcag atcTTCTCCAGGAGAAGCGCGAGACGGCCAAGCAGTGGAAGGTGAGCGCCTGGGGAAACGGGTCCGCAAAAAGAGGAAGATCTACATGGATTCTGGCGACGAAGAGGAGGACAATCATGAAGAACCAGAG GAAAAGGCCAAGGCTACCAAAGGCAGGAGGGGAGCCAAAATGGCCAAACTTG TGACAGCCGCGCCCAATAAGAAGCGGGCATGGAGCTGGCCCGCTTACCTGGAGGAGGGCCGAACTGTTGCTGCACCCCTGAAACTTTTCAAAGAG CACCAGTCGTTTCCTCAAAGCAGGAACAGTTTTAAGGTTGGGATGAAGCTGGAAGGCCTGGATCCATCTCACCCATCTCTCTTCTGTGTGCTCTCTGTTGCAGAG ATCCAAGGTTACAGAGTTAGACTCCACTTCGATGGTTACCCAGAATGCTACGACTTCTGGGCCAACGCTGACTCGTGGGACATGAAACCAGCCGGGTGGTGTGAGAAGAACGGACACAAGTTATTACTGCCGAAAG GCTGTAAAGAAGGGGAGTTTAACTGGAGCATGTATGTGAAAAACTGCAGAGGCCAACTGGCTCCAAAGCATCTTTTTAAGAGCCTCAACACG TCCGTGACTCCATCAGGATTTCGAGCAGGGATGAAACTGGAGGCGGCGGACAGGAAGAACCCGTCGCAGATCTGTGTAGCAACAATAGCTGCTGTTGTTGACAACCGCCTTcttattcattttgacagcatgGATGACGCACGCGATTATTG GTGTGATGCGAGCAGTCCATACATCCATCCGGTTGGTTTCTGTGAAGAAGCTCAGCTGACTCTAACAACTCCACCTG AATATAAGGATCCCCAGAATTTCTCATGGGAGAAGTACATGGAGGAAACGGGGACACAAGCTGCTCCTGCACGGGCTTTCAAACCG CGACCCCCTCATGGTTTCCAGGCTGGCATGAAAGTGGAAGCGGTCGATAAGAGGAACCCCATGCTCATCCGCGTCGCCACCATAGTGGACACAGAAGACCACCGACTGAAGATCCACTTTGACGGGTGGAACATGGATTACGACTACTGGGTCGAGACCGACTGCCCAGACCTGCACCCAGTTGGATGGTGTCAGAAAACTGGACATCCGCTGCAACACCCCAGCA GCACAAGTGATTTATCGCCTGCCCCGGGACAAGGCTGTCCCACCCCAGGATGCAACGGGGTTGGACACATAAGAGGACCTCGCTATGGGACACATTATAC CCAGGTGAGCTGCCCTTACTCCGAGATAAACCTGAACAAGGAGGGTTTGTTGCCGGATCGTCTGGGTGGAGAGCGACTTCTGGTTCTCAGCGGTCCTCCGCCCCGGGGCCGCCGCCCCGACCCTCCCCCCAACAATCCAGCTCAGACCACATCAGCACCGGCACAGAACGATGCACCCGTGGATCCTCAGAGCAG GAAACCGGCGGCCGGGGAAGCTGAGCGCTCAGATTGCAACAACCAGCCGGAGCCACAGGGTGGAGCCAACGAGCAGAGCCACAATGGAGCCAGGCCTAAAAG GATGGCTCCACTTCCCAAGTATATAAAAATGCACTATGTCAAGGATGAGATCAGTGATGGAAAAT CCTCCCCAGAAACCATCTCCCTCCAGCAAGCTCTCCACGAGTCCGTGTTCTCCCCCGGCATCTCCGCCTCCCCCCCGCACAGAGTGGCTCTTTGCTGGGACAAACACTGCCAGCTGCTGCCGGAGGTCCTGGGGCTGACTGCCAAGAGAGTGGCCGCTTGGAGCGCCGAGGAG GTGGCCGGTTTTGTCAAAGGACTTCCAGGATGTAAAGAACACGCTGCTACTTTTAAAACAGAG CAAATAGATGGCGAGGCCTTCCTGCTGCTTACCCAAGCGGACATCGTTAAGATCCTGTCCATCAAGCTCGGACCCGCTTTAAAGATCTACAACTCCATCCTGATGCTGAAGAGCGCTGACGAAGAGTGA
- the msh5 gene encoding mutS protein homolog 5: protein MAVAREDPRGSLVFGAPGRNLEEEEEDDQAAVLLSVLVQQGQLGLCFYNSENSSLHYMVDSPDNKELHLLSRVIQEVRPHLILTSAKQERCLTQYLQQLGSDPHYRPEVVTYPYVDFGLEVGKQRLLSAHLPFLPPHISERDKMSYLSSCITFDSPLMLRAVGALLKCLDRRRVGVELEDSSVGVPILQFNAYTLKGVVYIDRDTYSVLQIFKSDLHPSVYKLQSGEKEGLSLYGILNRCRSKFGSKMLRQWFLRPTQDLAVLRRRQEVIRFFTSPRNSDVLNTLQASLRNIRNIPGLLRRMTLSSTKVTDWQRLYKTVYSAVCIRDSVRHLPQSIQLFREIGEELSDNLQNIAALINRVVDFDASLEENRFTVKPNVDPAIDEKKRRMMGLPDFLTDVARRELERLDSGIPSCCVIYIPLIGFLLTVPRLPSMVEKEDFEMEGLEFMFLSEDRLHYRNQTTRELDNLLGDLHSDIRDMETAVMTQLQNAVLEWSQSLYQVLDLMAELDCLMAMSSASLEYSYTSPKLARHRKIAITQGRHPLLELCSPVFVANSFHSSESEGRIKIVTGPNSSGKSIFLKQVGLIVFMALIGSDVPAKEAEVGLVDGIFTRMQSRESVSVGLSTFIIDLNQMALALNSSTGNSLVLIDEFGKGTNTVDGLSLLAASVSFWLKKSLEDVPHILLATNFHSLMQLGLLPTSGMLSFLTLETAVDRDELVFLYQLKEGICQSSYAANIAAMAGLPACLVHRAVEVSEQYRTGEPVKRVDRASSDEQARRCQSVVEKFLSLDLEDKDVDLHGFMKDEVLPSAGDPVNRS, encoded by the exons ATGGCAGTAGCCCGTGAGGATCCAAGAGGAAGCCTAGTTTTTGGAGCCCCTGGCAGGAATctagaagaggaggaggaagatgaccaAGCAGCA GTTTTATTGAGTGTGTTAGTACAGCAGGGACAGCTGGGCCTCTGTTTCTACAACAGTGAAAACTCCTCTTTACACTATATGGTAGATAGTCCTGATAACAAAGAGCTTCACCTGTTGTCCAgag tcatccaggaggtcagGCCCCATCTCATCCTAACCAGTGCAAAGCAGGAGCGCTGCTTGACCCAATATCTGCAGCAACTCG GTTCCGACCCACACTACAGACCTGAGGTGGTTACTTATCCATACGTtgactttg GTCTGGAGGTTGGGAAGCAGAGGCTTCTTTCCGCCCACCTGCCTTTCCTTCCGCCACACATTTCAGAGAGGGACAAAATGTCCTATCTCTCCTCCTGCATCACCTTTGACTCACCCTTGATG CTCAGGGCAGTAGGAGCTCTGCTGAAATGTCTGGACAGGAGGAGAGTGGGAGTAGAACTGGAAGACAGCTCGGTTGGAGTCCCAATCCTGCAGTTTAATGCCTACACGCT TAAAGGAGTGGTTTACATCGACAGAGACACTTACAG TGTACTTCAGATCTTCAAATCAGATCTGCATCCGTCGGTGTACAAGCTGCAATCAGGTGAAAAGGAAGGACTGAGTCTCTATG GAATATTGAACCGGTGTAGGAGCAAGTTTGGATCCAAAATGCTACG CCAGTGGTTTCTGCGACCTACCCAAGACCTCGCAGTGCTACGCAGAAGACAGGAAGTGATTCGTTTCTTCACTTCACCCCGAAACTCTGATGTCCTGAACACGCTGCAGGCCTCTTTAAGGAACATCAGAAACATACCA GGTCTCCTCCGCCGCATGACTCTCTCCAGCACCAAAGTTACCGACTGGCAGAGGCTCTACAAG ACTGTATACAGCGCCGTGTGTATCAGGGACTCTGTGCGGCACCTCCCTCAGTCCATTCAGCTGTTTCGGGAGATCGGCGAGGAACTCTCTGACAATCTCCAAAACATCGCCGCGCTCATAAACCGAGTT GTGGACTTCGATGCCAGCTTAGAAGAGAACCGCTTTACGGTCAAACCGAACGTCGACCCCGCCATCGATGAGA AGAAAAGGAGGATGATGGGGCTGCCTGACTTCCTGACAGACGTTGCCAGAAGAGAGCTTGAACGCCTGGACTCTGGAATCCCCTCCTGCTGCGTCATCTACATCCCCCTG ATTGGATTTCTGCTCACTGTGCCTCGGCTGCCCAGCATGGTGGAAAAAGAGGATTTCGAAATGGAGGGCCTTGAGTTTATG TTCCTCTCTGAGGACCGGCTGCACTACCGCAATCAAACGACCAGAGAGCTGGACAACCTCCTCGGAGACTTGCACAGCGACATAAGAG ACATGGAGACTGCAGTGATGACACAGTTGCAAAACGCGGTCCTGGAGTGGAGCCAGTCTCTGTATCAG GTTCTGGATCTTATGGCTGAGCTGGACTGTCTGATGGCGATGAGCAGCGCCTCGCTGGAGTATAGCTACACCTCACCCAAGCTTGCCAGACATAGGAAGATAGCAATAACCCAGGGCAG ACACCCACTACTGGAGCTATGTTCTCCTGTGTTTGTGGCCAACTCCTTCCACAGCTCCGAATCAGAGGGCAGGATCAAGATCGTCACAGGCCCAAACTCATCTGGCAAGAGCATCTTCCTCAAGCAG GTGGGTCTGATTGTGTTCATGGCTCTGATCGGCTCCGATGTGCCGGCCAAGGAGGCGGAGGTGGGTCTGGTGGACGGGATCTTCACGCGCATGCAGAGCCGAGAGTCCGTGTCTGTGGGCCTCAGCACCTTCATAATAGATCTGAACCAG ATGGCCCTGGCTCTCAACAGCAGCACCGGTAACTCGTTAGTCCTCATCGACGAGTTTGGAAAGGGCACCAACACA GTCGACGGGCTGTCCTTACTCGCTGCGTCGGTCTCTTTTTGGCTGAAAAAGTCTCTGGAGGATGTTCCTCACATCCTGTTGGCGACAAACTTCCACAGTCTGATGCAGCTGGGCCTGCTACCAACCTCTGGCATGCTGTCCTTTCTG ACTTTAGAAACAGCCGTGGACAGAGATGAGTTGGTGTTTTTGTACCAGCTGAAGGAAGGGATCTGCCAGTCCAGTTACGCTGCCAACATTGCAGCAATGGCAGGCCTGCCAGCCTGCCTGGTACACCGAGCTGTGGAG GTGTCTGAACAGTACCGGACAGGAGAACCCGTCAAACGCGTTGACAGAGCGTCATCAGACGAGCAGGCCAGGAG ATGCCAATCCGTGGTGGAGAAGTTCTTGAGTCTTGACCTGGAGGACAAAGACGTGGATCTGCATGGCTTCATGAAAGATGAggtgctgccctctgctggagaCCCAGTGAACCGCAGCTAA
- the LOC105915255 gene encoding uncharacterized protein LOC105915255, producing the protein MTAASPPRSPASSHSSPVCLPPCRHLRKGEALQTKLRLGSPPGVWLLLGAVVVLVGMSVAVAGYVAAAPRAAATAAGGGARGSTHVEKMKLAGPVVMGVGLFIFICAATLLYENRDRESLVRDAPDDLEDLKGSSCWEDTQEQWENTDEEQSAWATPVHIPLPRSSSELSLPALTDAGGADNEEGDNQEEEENKGKLILLTQVLHHQEPVPRPASPCLSVSSDSVHSDSCNWSEINVNERTESLEAAQD; encoded by the coding sequence ATGACTGCTGCCAGTCCGCCCCGCAGCCCCGCCTCCTCCCACTCCTCGCCCGTTTGCCTCCCGCCCTGCCGACACCTGAGGAAAGGCGAAGCCCTCCAGACCAAGCTGCGCCTGGGCTCCCCCCCGGGCGTGTGGCTCCTGCTGGGCGCCGTGGTGGTGCTGGTGGGGATGAGCGTGGCGGTGGCCGGCTACGTCGCCGCGGCGCCCAGGGCGGCGGCGACGGCGGCGGGGGGCGGCGCGCGTGGGAGCACCCACGTTGAGAAGATGAAGCTGGCCGGGCCGGTGGTCATGGGGGTGGgcctcttcatcttcatctgcGCCGCCACGCTGCTGTACGAGAACCGGGACCGGGAGAGCCTCGTTCGAGACGCCCCCGACGACCTGGAGGATCTGAAGGGgagcagctgctgggaggacacGCAGGAGCAGTGGGAGAACACCGACGAGGAGCAGTCAGCGTGGGCCACCCCAGTCCACATCCCCCTTCCTCGCTCCAGCAGCGAATTATCTCTGCCAGCTCTCACTGACGCAGGAGGTGCAGATAACGAGGAGGGAGAcaaccaggaggaggaggagaacaagGGGAAGTTGATACTGCTCACCCAGGTTCTCCACCACCAGGAGCCCGTTCCTCGCCCTGCCTCCCCCTGCCTGTCCGTTTCCAGTGACTCGGTTCACTCAGACTCATGCAACTGGAGTGAAATCAACGTCAACGAACGGACAGAGTCTTTAGAGGCGGCCCAGGACTGA